From the Equus przewalskii isolate Varuska chromosome 19, EquPr2, whole genome shotgun sequence genome, one window contains:
- the MDC1 gene encoding mediator of DNA damage checkpoint protein 1 isoform X13 encodes MMMEDTQAINWEVEEEEETERPSESLGCSLAPVGRLRIFSSAHGPEKDFPLYLGKNVVGRMPDCSVALPFPSISKQHAVIEILAWGKAPILQDSGSLNGTQILRPPKVLSPGVSHRLRDQELILFADLLCQYHRLDAPLPFVSRGPLTVEETPKVQGGTHPRGLLLAEDSEEEVDPLSERHVVKEPRTSSSSLATVVPESDEEGPSPAPGGPGPPFAFNLDSDTDEEESQQPATGEAFSAAMTDATVETEPPKAITTEIQLEKDQCSVEERDTATKVKRDARNEVVPVGVILERTQPAEEDSDTDVDDESRPPGRPAEVHLESAQPSGFIDSDTDVEEEGIPTTPAVVPMKKRQVFHGDDAKSPGAPGLANLQESPAGSDTDVEEGEALLTVPLERSQASMVIDSNTDDEEEVSAALTLARLKESRTLTWHRDTDVEEDKAQPVVLLEQSQTSARRDSDTDVEEEGPPVEKRGTVPKDCTDKAHSEKSQPPLGDSDIEMEEDKSSPAVHLERSEASATVDVNTQVKEEVLPGPAVTPLEKHQVPVAWTNQTDVEADRGPAKQPMVCLEEAQPPPVGDCEITSLNASAVTDVRKSQFPTGGDAGTEWAVAVLEQERAPEAGAQGGSPVALVEQGLLPVSRENLTDLVVDTGTPGEPTQPRREGAQTPKEGKREPRMDGTKDSADARDDSEDLDLQATQCFVEKEGQSLEAVQSTEDEPTQAFLLSPPQEPGPSRCSFQAEGALDELWEVLATQPYCPRESEASETQPVAAHLEAHGSCPSPPRATPGEQHPESPVHAEPLGIQGRGMHTVEKDMGTPGETADRVNPERGPLERATKKPPPEGERKDVMGEEELTWGLRDSQQKQVLARDTQRQESDKKVTSASPESGMESLKVEIETAREIQEKEREKQTLAREIFEREAEKLVPGRVCEVGGLEVKVSKVIQERGPEAGEPERGTQDQEGQASSPTPEPRVGAGGLQALASAVVASGSQSGGGRGVPVSPRRQERDHLNCKMPPAEKASRGDQESPEACLPPAVTEASAPLQNPLMSQSQKHPTPQPLPSLELPIPRARQNGSQGAPEIPPSELEPLHPKPKVRPRGSSRMLPSPMSSIAPESHPTTPTDQPVSPEPTSRATRSRTYRSSEMTPAPVVPTAPELQSSTSKDQPVTAKLTSRATRGRTHRSSVKSPEPVVPTAPELQPSTSKDQPVTPEPTSRGRTHRSSVKAPEQVVPTAPELQPSTSKDQSVIPTPTSRATRGRTHRSSVKTPEPVVPTAPEFQPPTPTDQPVTLELISRATRGRTHRASVKTPEPVVPTAPELQPPTSKDQSGILTPTSRATRGRTHRFSVKSPEPIVPIAPELQPSTPTDQSVASEPTSGTTQGRTHRSSVKTPELVVPTGPEFQPSTSINQLVTPKPTSQPRTHRSSVKTPEPIVPTTSELQPSTPTDQPVTPKPTSRATRGRKHRSVNTSEPIVPTAPELQPSTPTDKPVTRKPTSRATRGRTHRSSVKTPEPIVPTAPELQPSTPTDKPVTCKPTSRATRGRKHRSSVKTPKPIVPTASQLQPSTPTDQSVTPESTTQDIRGRKHRSSVKTPQPMEPTAPGHEPPSHTDQPVTPEAIAPASQSRTLRTSIISAVPVPTTPEFRSPVPTDQPIPPETIPQANCSRRPRATRKQGSPTAPIVHEPCSAPPEPNSRNQRRRAVRAAESLTTIPEPAFAQLPEAPTHAPHIEKVEAAGTSGFTPEPQRKASQSHKRPLATLDLPPLQKRLQRGKVSQKTAFLQEEEDDPTERPGKKEVVVMPGPGKRKRDQAEEEGILSRSLRRTKPNQESTAPKVLFTGVVDVRGERAVLALGGSLASSVAEASHLVTDRIRRTVKFLCALGRGIPILSLDWLHQSRKAGCFLPPDEYVVTDPEQEENFGFSLRDALSRARERRLLEGYEIHVTPGVQPPPLQMGEIISCCGGTVLPSMPRSYKPQRVVITCSQDFPRCAIPSRVGLPILSPEFLLTGVLKQEAKPEAFVLSALEMSST; translated from the exons ATG ATGATGGAGGACACCCAGGCTATTAACTGGGAGgttgaagaagaggaggagacagagagacccAGTGAATCCTTGGGGTGTAGCTTGGCGCCCGTAGGGCGACTGCGTATCTTCAGTAGTGCCCATGGACCAGAAAAAG ATTTCCCACTCTACCTCGGGAAGAATGTGGTAGGCCGAATGCCTGATTGCTCTGTGGCCCTGCCCTTTCCATCCATCTCCAAACAACATGCAGTGATTGAAATCCTGGCCTGGGGCAAGGCACCTATCCTCCAGGATTCTGGGAGCCTCAATGGGACTCAAATCCTGAGGCCTCCTAAGGTCCTGAGCCCTGGGGTGAGTCATCGTCTGAGAGACCAGGAGTTAATTCTCTTTGCTGACTTGCTCTGCCAGTACCATCGCCTGGATGCCCCCCTGCCCTTTGTCTCTCGGGGCCCTCTAACTGTAGAGGAGACACCCAAGGTACAGGGAGGAACTCATCCCCGGGGGCTCCTGTTGGCTGAGGACTCAGAGGAGGAAGTAG ATCCTCTTTCTGAAAGGCATGTGGTGAAAGAACCAAGGACCTCATCTTCTTCTTTGGCAACAGTAGTTCCAGAGAG TGATGAAGAGGGGCCTTCCCCTGCCCCAGGTGGCCCTGGGCCACCTTTTGCCTTCAACTTGGACAGTGacacagatgaggaagaaagTCAGCAACCAGCAACAGGGGAGGCCTTCTCAGCTGCCATGACAGATGCCACTGTAGAGACAGAACCGCCTAAAGCCATCACAACTGAAATCCAGCTTGAAAAGGATCAGTGTTCAGTGGAGGAAAGGGACACTGCCACAAAAGTCAAGAGGGATGCAAGGAATGAAGTGGTTCCAGTTGGAGTGATTCTGGAGAGGACCCAACCTGCTGAGGAGGACAGTGACACAGATGTGGATGATGAGAGCAGGCCTCCAGGAAGGCCAGCCGAAGTCCATTTGGAAAGTGCCCAGCCTTCTGGCTTCATAGACAGTGATACTGATGTGGAAGAAGAGGGGATCCCCACGACCCCAGCTGTAGTTCCTATGAAGAAGAGGCAAGTCTTCCATGGAGATGATGCAAAGAGTCCTGGGGCACCTGGCTTGGCGAATCTGCAGGAGAGCCCAGCTGGTAGTGATACAGATGTGGAGGAGGGCGAGGCCCTACTAACGGTCCCTCTGGAGAGAAGCCAAGCCTCCATGGTGATCGATAGCAATACAGATGATGAGGAAGAAGTCTCAGCAGCACTCACTTTGGCACGTCTGAAAGAGAGCCGAACCCTTACCTGGCACAGAGATACAGATGTGGAAGAGGACAAGGCCCAACCTGTGGTCCTTCTGGAGCAAAGCCAAACCTCCGCCAGGAGAGACAGTGACACagatgtggaggaggaggggccccCAGTGGAAAAGAGAGGAACTGTCCCCAAGGATTGCACAGACAAAGCACATTCAGAAAAGAGCCAGCCTCCTCTTGGGGATAGTGATATAGAGATGGAGGAAGATAAGAGCTCACCTGCAGTCCACCTGGAGAGAAGTGAAGCCTCTGCCACAGTGGACGTCAACACACAAGTGAAGGAGGAAGTCCTACCAGGGCCAGCTGTTACACCTCTGGAGAAGCATCAGGTGCCTGTGGCATGGACAAATCAAACAGATGTGGAAGCAGACAGGGGCCCAGCAAAGCAGCCTATGGTGTGTCTAGAGGAAGCCCAGCCTCCTCCAGTTGGGGACTGTGAGATCACATCCTTAAATGCCTCAGCAGTGACAGATGTAAGAAAGAGCCAGTTTCCCACAGGAGGGGATGCTGGGACGGAATGGGCTGTGGCTGTTCTTGAGCAGGAGAGAGCTCCTGAGGCGGGGGCCCAGGGTGGGTCACCTGTGGCACTAGTGGAGCAGGGCCTTCTCCCTGTCTCAAGGGAAAACCTAACAGATCTGGTGGTGGACACAGGCACTCCAGGGGAACCCACCCAGCCACGGAGAGAGGGAGCCCAGACCcccaaagaagggaagagagaaccaCGTATGGATGGGACCAAGGACTCTGCAGATGCCCGTGATG ATTCTGAAGATCTAGACCTACAGGCTACCCAGTGCTTTGTGGAGAAAGAGGGTCAGAGCCTGGAAG CAGTCCAGAGCACGGAGGATGAACCTACCCAGGCCTTCCTGTTAAGTCCACCCCAAGAGCCTGGCCCTTCCCGTTGCAGCTTCCAGGCCGAAG GTGCCCTGGATGAGCTGTGGGAGGTCTTGGCTACACAGCCATACTGTCCAAGAGAATCTGAGGCCTCTGAGACCCAGCCCGTTGCCGCCCACCTTGAGGCCCATGGATCTTGCCCCTCACCACCTAGGGCAACACCAGGAGAACAACATCCAGAGAGCCCAGTTCATGCAGAGCCACTGGGGATTCAAGGAAGAGGGATGCACACTGTGGAGAAAGACATGGGTACACCAGGAGAAACAGCAGACAGGGTGAACCCTGAGAGAGGACCATTGGAGAGGGCAACCAAGAAACCGCcaccagaaggagagagaaaagatgtgaTGGGAGAGGAAGAATTAACTTGGGGGCTACGGGACAGTCAACAAAAACAGGTGTTAGCTAGAGACACTCAGAGACAAGAGTCTGACAAAAAGGTGACAAGTGCAAGTCCCGAAAGTGGTATGGAGAGTTTGAAGGTAGAAATTGAGACAGCCAGGGAaatacaagagaaagagagagaaaagcagactcttgcaagagaaatatttgaaagagaagcagagaaattaGTACCAGGGAGAGTGTGTGAGGTAGGTGGGTTAGAGGTCAAGGTATCCAAAGTGATACAGGagagaggccctgaggcaggggagCCAGAGAGAGGGACCCAGGACCAGGAAGGGCAGGCCTCCAGTCCAACACCAGAGCCtcgggtgggggctgggggccttCAGGCACTCGCTTCAGCTGTGGTAGCTTCTGGGAGCCAATCAGGTGGAGGAAGGGGCGTCCCAGTGAgtcccaggaggcaggagagag ACCACTTGAATTGCAAGATGCCACCTGCTGAGAAGGCTTCTAGG GGTGATCAGGAATCCCCAGAGGCTTGTCTGCCTCCTGCAGTGACTGAAGCCTCAGCCCCGCTCCAAAACCCCCTCATGTCTCAGAGCCAAAAACATCCTACACCTCAGCCTCTGCCTTCCTTAGAGCTGCCCATTCCCAGGGCCAGGCAAAATGGGAGTCAGGGAGCCCCAGAGATTCCTCCCTCAGAGCTGGAGCCTCTGCATCCAAAACCCAAAGTCAGGCCCCGGGGGTCCTCCAGGATGTTACCCTCTCCAATGTCTTCTATAGCCCCTGAGTCCCACCCTACCACCCCCACAGACCAGCCTGTCAGCCCTGAGCCCACATCTCGGGCCACTCGGAGCAGAACATACAGGTCTTCTGAAATGACCCCTGCACCAGTTGTCCCCACAGCACCTGAGCTGCAATCTTCCACCTCTAAAGACCAGCCTGTCACCGCTAAGCTCACATCTCGGGCCACTCGGGGAAGGACACATAGGTCCTCTGTCAAGTCCCCTGAACCAGTTGTCCCCACAGCCCCTGAGCTCCAGCCTTCCACCTCTAAAGACCAGCCTGTCACTCCTGAGCCCACATCTCGGGGCAGGACACATAGATCTTCTGTCAAGGCCCCTGAGCAAGTTGTCCCTACAGCTCCTGAGCTGCAACCTTCCACCTCCAAAGACCAGTCTGTCATCCCCACACCCACATCCCGGGCCACTCGGGGCAGGACACATAGGTCCTCTGTCAAGACCCCTGAACCAGTTGTCCCCACAGCCCCTGAGTTCCAGCCTCCTACCCCCACAGACCAACCTGTCACCCTTGAGCTCATATCTCGGGCCACTCGGGGCAGAACACACAGAGCCTCTGTGAAGACTCCTGAACCAGTTGTCCCCACAGCTCCTGAGCTGCAGCCTCCCACCTCCAAAGACCAGTCTGGCATCTTAACACCCACATCTCGGGCCACTCGGGGCAGAACACATAGGTTCTCTGTCAAGTCCCCTGAACCAATTGTCCCCATAGCCCCTGAGCTTCAGCCTTCTACCCCCACAGACCAATCTGTCGCTAGTGAGCCCACATCTGGCACCACTCAGGGCAGGACACATAGGTCTTCTGTCAAGACCCCTGAACTAGTTGTACCCACAGGTCCTGAGTTCCAGCCTTCCACTTCCATAAACCAACTTGTCACCCCCAAACCCACATCTCAGCCAAGGACACATAGGTCTTCTGTCAAGACCCCCGAACCAATTGTTCCCACAACCTCAGAGCTCCAGCCTTCCACCCCCACAGACCAACCTGTCACCCCCAAACCCACATCCCGGGCCACTCGGGGCAGAAAACATAGGTCTGTCAACACCTCTGAACCGATTGTCCCCACAGCCCCTGAGCTCCAGCCTTCCACCCCCACAGACAAACCTGTCACCCGCAAGCCCACATCTCGGGCCACTCGGGGCAGAACACATAGGTCTTCTGTCAAGACACCCGAACCAATTGTCCCCACAGCCCCTGAGCTCCAGCCTTCTACCCCCACAGACAAACCTGTCACCTGCAAACCCACATCTCGGGCCACTCGGGGCAGAAAACATAGGTCTTCTGTCAAGACCCCCAAACCAATTGTCCCCACAGCCTCACAGCTCCAGCCTTCCACCCCGACAGACCAATCTGTTACCCCTGAGTCCACAACGCAGGACATTCGGGGCAGAAAACATAGGTCCTCTGTCAAGACTCCCCAACCAATGGAACCCACAGCCCCTGGCCATGAACCTCCCAGCCATACAGACCAGCCTGTCACCCCTGAAGCCATAGCTCCGGCTAGTCAGAGCAGGACACTAAGGACTTCTATAATAAGTGCTGTGCCAGTTCCTACCACCCCTGAATTCCGGTCTCCTGTCCCCACAGACCAGCCTATTCCCCCTGAGACCATCCCTCAAGCCAATTGCAGCAGGAGGCCAAGGGCCACTAGGAAGCAGGGGTCCCCCACAGCTCCCATTGTCCATGAACCCTGCTCTGCACCCCCTGAACCTAACTCGAGGAACCAAAGACGAAGAGCAGTGAGAGCAGCTGAGTCCCTTACAACCATTCCTGAGCCTGCCTTTGCCCAGCTTCCTGAGGCGCCCACTCATGCTCCCCACATCGAAAAGGTAGAGGCAGCAGGTACATCTGGGTTCACCCCAGAGCCCCAGCGTAAGGCCTCTCAAAGCCACAAGAGGCCTTTAGCTACCCTGGATTTACCCCCACTTCAAAAACGGCTCCAAAGAGGGAAAGTCTCCCAGAAGACAGCGTTcctccaggaagaggaagatgatcCCACAGAGAGACCAGGGAAGAAAGAG GTTGTAGTGATGCCAggaccaggcaagagaaagagagaccaagCAGAAGAAGAGGGAATACTGAGCCGCAGCCTCCGAAGAACCAAACCTAACCAAGAGTCCACAGCCCCcaaa GTGCTCTTCACAGGAGTGGTGGATGTTCGAGGAGAGCGGGCAGTACTGGCCCTGGGGGGAAGTCTGGCCAGCTCAGTGGCAGAGGCTTCCCACCTGGTGACTGATCGAATCCGCCGGACGGTCAAGTTCCTGTGTGCCCTGGGGCGGGGGATCCCCATCCTCTCCCTGGACTGGCTGCACCAG TCCCGCAAAGCTGGTTGCTTCTTGCCACCGGATGAATACGTGGTGACCGATCCTGAGCAGGAAGAGAACTTTGGCTTCAGCCTTCGGGATGCTCTGAGCCGAGCTCGGGAGCGAAGGCTGCTGGAG gGCTATGAGATTCATGTGACCCCTGGAGTCCAGCCACCTCCACTTCAGATGGGAGAGATCATCAGCTGCTGTGGAGGCACTGTCCTACCCAGCATGCCCCGGTCCTATAAG CCTCAGAGAGTTGTGATCACATGCTCCCAGGACTTCCCCCGATGCGCCATTCCATCTCGGGTCGGGCTGCCCATCCTCTCACCTGAGTTCCTGCTGACAGGAGTGCTGAAGCAGGAAGCCAAGCCAGAGGCCTTCGTCCTCTCCGCTTTGGAAATGTCATCCACCTGA